The following are encoded in a window of Carya illinoinensis cultivar Pawnee chromosome 15, C.illinoinensisPawnee_v1, whole genome shotgun sequence genomic DNA:
- the LOC122295678 gene encoding amino acid transporter AVT1C-like, producing the protein MEGSSKDCQTYTMHSKFQIHDGRTLRNSYVMPSHLSAGGVIGSILVVLCLFWVGLVEEEELSMKEMVRKLTTNTM; encoded by the exons ATGGAG GGTTCTTCAAAGGATTGCCAGACGTATACAATG CATTCAAAATTCCAAATCCATGATGGGCGCACTTTGAGAAATTCTTATGTCATGCCTTCTCACCTTTCAGCTGGTGGAGTTATTGGATCAATCCTGGTGGTCCTTTGCTTGTTTTGGGTTGGTctggtagaagaagaagaactatccatgaaagaaatggtcaGAAAGCTAACGACAAACACAAtgtaa